In the Acomys russatus chromosome 13, mAcoRus1.1, whole genome shotgun sequence genome, one interval contains:
- the Tigar gene encoding fructose-2,6-bisphosphatase TIGAR — translation MPRFALTVIRHGETRLNKEKIIQGQGVDEPLSETGFRQAAAAGQFLNGVQFTHAFSSDLTRTKQTIHGILERSRFCKDMAVEYDSRLRERKYGVVEGKPLSELRAMAKAAGEECPMFTPPGGETLEQVKTRGKDFFDFICQLILGKAGQRETFLPGTPGRCLESCLAEVFPVGKRGSLGLQPGGGSPSLAASVLVVSHGAYMRSLFGYLLSDLKCSLPATLGKCDLSSITPNTGISVFIIDCEEGRGPAIQCVCMNLQEHLNGVTEKR, via the exons ATGCCGCGCTTCGCTTTGACTGTCATCCGCCA tggcGAAACAAGACTTAATAAGGAGAAAATCATTCAAG GACAAGGAGTAGACGAACCCCTCTCCGAGACTGGCTTTAGGCAAGCAGCCGCCGCTGGTCAGTTTCTGAACGGTGTGCAGTTTACGCACGCTTTCTCCAGCGATCTCACGAGGACTAAGCAG ACCATCCATGGCATTTTGGAGAGGAGCAGATTTTGCAAGGACATGGCAGTGGAGTATGACTCCAGACTTCGAGAAAGG AAGTACGGGGTCGTGGAAGGCAAGCCGCTAAGCGAGCTCCGGGCCATGGCCAAAGCTGCGGGGGAAGAGTGTCCCATGTTCACCCCACCCGGAGGAGAGACACTAGAGCAG GTGAAAACGCGTGGGAaagatttctttgattttatttgtcaGCTAATCCTGGGCAAGGCTGGCCAGAGGGAAACCTTCCTCCCTGGAACTCCAGGCCGCTGTTTGGAGAGCTGTTTGGCTGAGGTTTTCCCCGTAGGAAAACGTGGCAGCTTGGGTCTGCAGCCCGGTGGTGGATCCCCCAGTTTAGCAGCCAGCGTCCTAGTTGTAAGTCACGGAGCTTACATGAGAAGCCTCTTTGGTTATCTCCTGAGTGACCTCAAATGCTCATTGCCGGCAACACTGGGCAAATGTGACCTTTCATCCATCACTCCCAACACGGGGATCAGTGTCTTTATCATAGACTGCGAGGAAGGACGGGGGCCAGCGATTCAGTGCGTCTGCATGAACCTCCAGGAGCATCTGAACGGAGTGACTGAAAAGCGCTGA